One segment of Vibrio gazogenes DNA contains the following:
- the nadK gene encoding NAD(+) kinase: protein MKKSFAVIAIIGKPRDQSAIQTHRELYQWLSEQGYSVFIDDRLSSILTDLPPECFSPLLELGKKADLAIAVGGDGNMLGAARVLSRFEIRVIGVNRGSLGFLTDLNPEDFQAALQKVLAGEYIEEERFLLETEIHRNGQIKSHNAALNEAVLHPGKIAHMIEFEVYINDIFAFSQRSDGLIVSTPTGSTAYSLSGGGPILSPSLNAISLVPMFPHTLSSRPLVVDGDCRIKLSVSPNNRGTQEISCDGQISLPVSPGDEVLIYRSPNKLHLIHPKDYSYYHVLRNKLGWSSKLF from the coding sequence ATGAAAAAATCTTTTGCCGTGATTGCCATCATTGGTAAACCACGGGACCAGTCTGCGATACAAACCCATCGTGAGTTATACCAGTGGTTGTCAGAGCAAGGATATTCTGTGTTTATCGATGATCGACTGAGCAGTATTCTTACGGATCTTCCGCCCGAATGTTTTTCTCCTTTACTTGAACTCGGTAAAAAAGCCGATCTGGCTATTGCTGTCGGTGGTGACGGTAACATGCTCGGCGCAGCCAGAGTATTATCCCGTTTTGAAATTCGGGTGATTGGGGTCAACCGCGGGAGTCTAGGATTTCTCACCGACTTAAATCCCGAAGATTTTCAAGCGGCTTTACAAAAAGTGCTCGCAGGCGAATACATTGAAGAAGAACGCTTTCTGCTGGAAACCGAAATTCACCGCAACGGGCAGATTAAAAGTCATAATGCGGCCTTAAACGAAGCCGTTCTCCATCCGGGAAAAATCGCCCATATGATTGAGTTCGAGGTGTACATTAATGACATTTTCGCTTTTTCCCAGCGCTCGGATGGCCTGATTGTTTCAACACCAACCGGTTCAACCGCTTATTCACTGTCGGGGGGCGGCCCAATTCTGTCACCGAGTTTAAACGCCATCTCACTTGTACCGATGTTTCCACACACTCTGTCATCCCGCCCTTTGGTCGTTGATGGTGATTGTCGGATCAAACTGTCTGTCTCACCGAATAACCGAGGCACACAGGAAATCAGTTGTGACGGACAAATTTCGCTCCCGGTCTCTCCCGGAGATGAAGTGCTGATCTACCGCAGCCCGAATAAATTACATTTGATTCACCCGAAAGATTACAGCTACTACCATGTCCTGAGAAACAAACTGGGTTGGTCAAGTAAGTTGTTCTAG